From one Brachypodium distachyon strain Bd21 chromosome 4, Brachypodium_distachyon_v3.0, whole genome shotgun sequence genomic stretch:
- the LOC100841979 gene encoding laccase-19 has product MEKLSMATAIFCAVAVAVLAAAVGGEAAVVEHTFVVHEMNQTHLCNTTKIYVVNGQLPGPTIDVTDGDTVVVHVKNHLPHGLTIHWHGVRQIMSCWSDGAGFVTECPIPPGGEHTYRFNVTGQVGTLWWHAHVTCLRATVAGALVIRPKGNKYPFPTPAKDVPIIIGEWWELDLVELDRRMHDGNFDDNPLSATINGKLGDLSNCSGVPEESFVLDVARGETYLLRIINTALFSEYYFKVAGHTLTVVGADGNYLTPYKTDMVTVAPGEAIDVLMVADAKPAHYHMVALANQPPEPDPQIPGFVSRGLVRYAGVPNNNNGMPVPTPLMPNQHNTMPSFYFHNNLTGLAHPDRHRVPMHVDERLFVTLGLGSICRNGSKTSCKRRRSNETIVVATMNNVSFHHPTKASLLESYYDGKPNKTLYTEDFPDNPPHPYNYTDRALIPPGPLEEALEPTFKSTKLRRFKYNASIEIVFQSTALLQSDSNPMHLHGYDFFVLAQGIGNFNPRTDPKKFNYHNPQLRNTVQVPRTGWAAVRFIADNPGVWYLHCHFEFHIIMGMATAFIVENGPTPETSLPPPPPEFKRCGANGLTRP; this is encoded by the exons ATGGAGAAGCTCTCCATGGCCACGGCCATCTTCTGCGCCGTGGCGGTCGCCGTTcttgcggcggcggttggcggCGAGGCTGCCGTTGTAGAGCACACCTTCGTT GTGCACGAGATGAACCAGACGCACCTGTGCAACACGACCAAGATCTACGTGGTCAACGGGCAGCTCCCTGGCCCCACGATCGACGTCACCGACGGCGACACGGTGGTGGTCCACGTGAAGAACCACCTCCCACACGGCCTCACCATCCACTGGCACGGTGTCCGCCAGATCATGAGCTGCTGGTCTGACGGGGCAGGCTTCGTCACCGAGTGCCCCATCCCTCCAGGCGGCGAGCACACGTACCGCTTCAACGTCACTGGCCAGGTCGGCACGCTCTGGTGGCACGCCCATGTCACTTGCCTCCGCGCTACCGTGGCTGGCGCGCTCGTGATCCGCCCTAAAGGCAACAAGTACCCGTTCCCGACTCCCGCCAAGGATGTCCCCATCATCATTGGCGAGTGGTGGGAGCTCGACCTAGTCGAGCTCGACCGTCGGATGCATGACGGAAACTTCGATGACAACCCGCTGTCTGCCACCATCAACGGTAAGCTGGGTGACCTCAGCAACTGCTCGGGTGTCCCCGAGGAGAGCTTCGTCCTAGACGTGGCCCGTGGTGAGACCTACCTGCTCCGGATCATCAACACTGCACTCTTTTCCGAGTACTACTTCAAGGTGGCAGGGCACACTCTGACGGTAGTCGGTGCCGACGGCAACTACCTAACCCCATACAAGACCGACATGGTCACCGTTGCTCCGGGGGAAGCCATTGACGTCCTCATGGTCGCCGATGCCAAGCCAGCACACTACCACATGGTGGCACTTGCCAACCAGCCACCGGAACCCGACCCTCAAATCCCAGGGTTCGTCTCTCGGGGCCTTGTCCGCTATGCCGGAGttcccaacaacaacaacggcaTGCCGGTGCCGACACCCCTCATGCCCAACCAGCACAACACCATGCCATCCTTCTACTTCCACAACAACCTCACCGGGCTTGCCCACCCGGACCGACATCGTGTCCCCATGCACGTCGACGAGCGCCTCTTCGTGACGCTCGGCCTCGGCTCCATCTGCAGGAACGGAAGCAAGACGTCATGCAAGCGCCGGAGAAGCAACGAAACAATCGTGGTGGCCACCATGAACAACGTCTCGTTCCACCACCCAACCAAGGCGTCCCTCTTGGAGAGCTACTacgatgggaagcccaacaagACCCTCTACACGGAGGACTTCCCGGACAACCCGCCGCACCCTTACAACTACACGGACAGGGCACTGATCCCCCCGGGCCCACTCGAAGAGGCCCTGGAGCCGACCTTCAAGTCGACCAAGCTCCGTCGATTCAAGTACAATGCCTCGATCGAGATCGTGTTCCAGAGCACGGCGCTACTGCAGAGCGACTCCAACCCGATGCACCTCCATGGGTACGACTTCTTCGTGCTGGCCCAAGGGATCGGCAACTTCAACCCGAGGACGGACCCCAAGAAGTTCAACTACCATAACCCGCAGCTGAGGAACACGGTGCAGGTGCCTAGGACAGGGTGGGCTGCCGTGAGATTCATCGCCGATAACCCTGGCGTCTGGTACCTCCACTGCCACTTTGAGTTCCACATCATCATGGGGATGGCAACGGCCTTCATCGTGGAGAACGGGCCTACCCCAGAGACAAgcctgccaccgccgccgccagaatTCAAGAGGTGTGGTGCCAATGGCCTCACTCGGCCATAG
- the LOC104584915 gene encoding F-box protein At3g03040 — protein MVDRLADLPDDLLRRVLHFAPAKEAASTSALSRRWRSLWRSSGALNLEARAHCDDRFLYVGSFVSAAKAALNSADEPVARLTIHATGDAYPFCRFLGGGFHSSEDHIGLVARVLCHPALRRVEELSVTAVDSLCRQDDAGSAQRIFALSLASLPSETLRVLDLTNCSGLTPPPPPGVAFPRLVSLRLLLCAVPLDQLQRVIDAAPALAAVRLEAVDLVPATGIEDWDDDDEEEEGAGPPLRLRCPSATTLTLENCRWPRPDRELEFDAPRLRRFRYKGTLRRFSLSPQPRPCLARADLHLISERPFSYHDPFQEARDREVFWRSVQSLGNVKQLKLKVKWLEDIAVVGAAERAKLLCRFGGLEHLELEGAHRPKGKTAAAAIANLLRCCPAVRELRIRLTVERRDYFPGISECPRSSLLSELRDDFNKSLDRFQHHRSQPAVSIEREHDNDVNCDEVSDLPALSGGRQFSCLQSSLRCVGLRSRMENSDCFGAKLIKFFAQNAVLLEEMRIDDGNAKMHEHMIHKVEMWIASSSQRARSDSPGGTRSFRILPLERFAGPRERPPSNMVWTIFMQSN, from the exons atggTGGACCGCCTCGCCGACCTCCCCGATGACCTTCTCCGCCGCGTGCTCCACTTCGCCCCCGCAAAGGAGGCCGCATCCACCAGCGCGCTCTCCAGGCGGTGGCGCTCTCTCTGGCGCTCCTCGGGCGCCCTCAACCTCGAGGCGCGCGCACATTGCGACGACCGCTTCCTCTATGTCGGCTCTTTCGTCTCCGCCGCGAAGGCGGCCCTCAACTCCGCCGACGAGCCCGTCGCGAGGCTCACCATCCACGCCACCGGCGACGCCTATCCGTTCTGCCGGTTCCTGGGCGGCGGCTTCCACTCTTCGGAGGACCACATCGGCCTGGTAGCCAGAGTCCTCTGCCACCCGGCCTTGCGCCGCGTCGAGGAGCTCAGTGTCACCGCCGTGGACAGCCTCTGCCGCCAAGACGATGCCGGGTCCGCGCAACGCATCTTCGCTCTCAGCCTCGCCTCCCTCCCGTCGGAGACCCTCCGCGTCCTGGACCTCACCAATTGCAGCGGcctcacgccgccgccgccgcccggcgtCGCGTTCCCGCGCCTGGTGTCGTTGCGTCTCCTGCTCTGCGCCGTGCCGCTGGACCAGCTCCAGCGCGTCATCGAcgccgcgccggcgctcgCCGCGGTTCGCCTCGAGGCCGTCGATCTCGTCCCCGCCACTGGAATTGAAGATTGggacgacgatgacgaagaagaagaaggagcagGCCCGCCGCTCCGCCTGCGCTGCCCGTCCGCCACGACGCTCACGCTGGAGAACTGTCGCTGGCCGCGGCCGGACCGGGAGCTGGAGTTCGACGCGCCCAGGCTGCGGCGGTTCAGGTACAAGGGCACTCTCCGGCGGTTCTCCCTGAGTCCTCAACCGCGGCCCTGCTTGGCACGTGCAGACCTGCACTTGATCTCTGAGCGCCCCTTCTCCTACCACGATCCATTCCAAGAGGCCCGAGACCGCGAGGTCTTCTGGCGATCTGTTCAGAGCCTGGGCAATGTCAAGCAGCTGAAGCTCAAAGTGAAGTGGCTCGAGGACATCGCTGTGGTCGGCGCCGCAGAGCGTGCCAAGCTCCTCTGCCGCTTCGGTGGCCTGGAGCACCTCGAGCTGGAAGGAGCGCACAGGCCTAAAGGCAAGAccgctgcggcggcgatcGCGAACCTGCTCCGATGCTGCCCTGCCGTCCGTGAGCTCCGGATCAGGCTGACCGTGGAGCGAAGGGATTATTTCCCCGGTATATCTGAATGTCCCCGTTCATCATTGTTGAGTGAACTTCGAGATGATTTCAACAAATCTCTCGATCGTTTCCAACACCACAGATCACAGCCCGCGGTCTCCATCGAGAGAGAACACGATAATGATGTCAACTGTGATGAGGTTTCTGATCTCCCTGCCCTGAGCGGAGGGCGTCAATTCAGCTGCTTGCAGAGCAGCTTGAGGTGTGTGGGCTTGCGATCACGGATGGAGAATTCAGACTGCTTCGGAGCCAAGCTGATCAAGTTCTTTGCCCAAAATGCGGTCCTTCTGGAAGAGATGCGCATCGATGATGGGAACGCCAAGATGCATGAGCACATGATTCACAAGGTTGAGATGTGGATTGCTAGTTCATCCCAAAGAGCAAGGTCTGACTCACCGGGTGGTACGAGAAGCTTTAGAATCTTACCTCTTGAAAG GTTTGCTGGTCCGAGAGAACGGCCACCATCCAACATGGTTTGGACTATCTTCATGCAATCCAACTGA
- the LOC100841676 gene encoding laccase-19 translates to MGKLSMATAIFCAVAVAVLTAAVGGKAAVVEHTFVVHEMNQTHLCNTTKIYVVNGQLPGPTIDVTDGDTVVVHVKNHLPHGLTIHWHGVRQIMSCWSDGAGFVTECPIPPGGEHTYRFNVTGQVGTLWWHAHVTCLRATVAGALVIRPKGNKYPFPTPAKDVPIIIGEWWELDLVELDRRMHDGNFDDNPLSATINGKLGDLSNCSGVPEESFVLDVVRGKTYLLRIINTALFSEYYFKVAGHALTVVGADGNYLTPYKTDMVTVAPGEAIDVLMVADAKPAQYHMVALANQPPEPDPQIPGFVSRGLVRYVGVPSNNNGMPVPTPLMPNQHNTMPSFYFHNNLTGLAHPDRHRVPMHVDERLFVTLGLGSICRNGSKTSCKRRRSNETIVVATMNNVSFHHLTKASLLESYYDGKPNKTLYTEDFPDNPPHPYNYTDRALIPPGPLEEALEPTFKATKLRRFKYNSSIEIVFQSTALLQSDSNPMHLHGYDFFVLAQGIGNFNPRTDPKRFNYHNPQLRNTVQVPRTGWAAIRFIADNPGIWYLHCHFEFHIIMGMATAFIVENGPTPETSLPPPPPEFKRCGANGLTRP, encoded by the exons ATGGGGAAGCTCTCCATGGCCACGGCCATCTTCTGCGCCGTGGCTGTAGCCGTTCTTACCGCGGCGGTAGGCGGCAAGGCGGCCGTCGTAGAGCACACCTTCGTT GTGCACGAGATGAACCAGACGCACCTGTGCAACACGACCAAGATCTACGTGGTCAACGGGCAGCTCCCTGGCCCCACGATCGACGTCACCGACGGCGACACGGTGGTGGTCCACGTGAAGAACCACCTCCCACACGGCCTCACCATCCACTGGCACGGTGTCCGCCAGATCATGAGCTGCTGGTCTGACGGGGCAGGCTTCGTCACCGAGTGCCCCATCCCTCCAGGCGGCGAGCACACGTACCGCTTCAACGTCACTGGCCAGGTCGGCACGCTCTGGTGGCACGCCCATGTCACTTGCCTCCGCGCTACCGTGGCTGGCGCGCTCGTGATCCGCCCTAAAGGCAACAAGTACCCGTTCCCTACCCCTGCAAAAGATGTCCCCATCATCATCGGCGAGTGGTGGGAGCTCGACCTCGTCGAGCTCGACCGTCGGATGCACGACGGAAACTTCGACGACAACCCGCTATCCGCCACCATCAATGGTAAGCTGGGGGACCTCAGCAACTGCTCGGGTGTCCCGGAGGAGAGTTTCGTCCTAGACGTGGTCCGTGGTAAGACCTACCTGCTCCGGATCATCAACACAGCACTCTTCTCTGAGTACTACTTCAAGGTGGCCGGGCATGCGCTCACGGTGGTTGGTGCCGATGGCAACTACCTGACCCCATATAAGACCGACATGGTCACCGTCGCTCCAGGGGAAGCCATTGACGTCCTCATGGTTGCCGATGCCAAACCAGCACAATACCACATGGTGGCCCTTGCCAACCAGCCACCGGAACCCGACCCTCAAATCCCAGGGTTCGTCTCCCGTGGCCTTGTCCGCTATGTCGGAGTTCCCAGCAACAACAACGGCATGCCGGTGCCGACACCGCTCATGCCCAACCAGCACAACACAATGCCATCCTTCTACTTCCACAACAACCTCACGGGGCTCGCCCACCCGGACCGTCACCGTGTCCCCATGCACGTCGACGAGCGTCTCTTCGTCACGCTTGGCCTCGGCTCCATATGCCGGAACGGAAGCAAAACATCGTGCAAGCGCCGGAGAAGCAACGAGACAATCGTGGTGGCCACCATGAACAACGTCTCATTCCACCATCTGACCAAGGCATCCCTCCTGGAGAGCTACTacgatgggaagcccaacaagACGCTCTACACGGAGGACTTCCCGGACAACCCGCCGCACCCTTACAACTACACAGACAGAGCACTGATCCCGCCAGGCCCACTCGAGGAGGCACTGGAGCCGACCTTCAAGGCGACCAAACTCCGTCGGTTCAAGTACAACTCCTCGATTGAGATCGTGTTCCAGAGCACGGCACTGCTGCAGAGCGACTCCAACCCGATGCACCTCCATGGGTACGACTTCTTCGTGCTGGCCCAAGGGATCGGAAACTTCAACCCCAGGACGGACCCCAAGAGGTTCAACTACCATAACCCACAGCTGAGGAACACGGTGCAGGTGCCTAGGACAGGGTGGGCTGCCATCAGGTTCATCGCCGACAACCCTGGCATCTGGTACCTTCATTGTCACTTTGAGTTCCACATCATCATGGGGATGGCCACCGCTTTCATCGTCGAGAATGGGCCCACCCCCGAGACcagcctgccgccgccaccgccggaaTTCAAGAGGTGCGGTGCCAATGGCCTCACTCGGCCATAG